A segment of the Bdellovibrio bacteriovorus genome:
GCCCCGTGGTCTGCCGGAGGCATGCAGGAATTCATTCCGATGCAGTATTCTTTGCGCGGGCACAACTTCCGTCAGTTCCTGAAATTCGGAAAAATGCTGGGTTGGACCCGCACTTTGACGAAGCCTTATTCCCGTCTGAAAATTGAAGCCGGTTTGAATTTCAAGTATTTGAATTTCCTGTTTGCCGACAACGGCGACATCTTTGAAAGTCTGCTTTGGAAGGCCTTTGATGATGCCAAGGAAAATGAGTTCCTGGTGTACACCCAGACACGGTCGGAGTTCATCTATCGCCGTCCGCGCAACTGGATTTCTGCGAAGATGCCCTTTGGGATTTACCTGCTGATTCCACCGGATTCCGAGGTGCCATCCTTCATGCATCCCAACAACGAAAAACCCGCAGAAATCGAGCCCTTCTTTGCCCTGTAGACGGTAACCATTTTGGGCACTTTCGACAGTGCTTAGGGGCTTAAATCAGCCCTGCTTTATCCCATGCAGGCTCTGGTTTTGCTTGTGTTTTCCTGTATGGGAAAGTCACAAATGCGCCGTCTCAAAATGAAACATCTCTCCAAAGCCCTGGTTACCGGGTTTTTGGGCCTTTCTTTGACCGCTCAAGCCAACGACTTGGGGACGGATGTAAACAACATCTCTTCCGCCAACAAAATCGCCCTGACCCTGATCAGCAAACTTCCCAATTCCGGTGTTAAAGACGGCCTGGAACGCTATTACAACATTCTTTCCCTGAAGTCCTACACCTATGACAACCAAGTGGCCAACGCCAACACGGGCGTGGCTTTGTTCTTTGAACAACAGTTCCAGCAAAATGCCTGTTTCGCGGAAAAAGCTTATCTGTTCTATCGTGATTTGAAACTAAATACGAAGCAAAGGCAGGCCGCCGAAGGCGACAAGTCCCGCCACGCCCGCCCGTCTTTGGGGGATGTTGCCGGAAAAAACCGCAAGGACCTGAAGCCGGGCTGGTTGTATGAAAAAGCCCTGAAATATGCCGACGGAAACCCCAACGTGGCGATGAGCCTGATTGGTCTTTGCGGGCACGATGATAAAAATCAGGGTGAATTCACCAATCAGGATGTTGAAATCAAACTGACCAACAGCGGTATTTCCTCTGACGAACTGTACTCCCCAACCGATGGGAACTCGGAAATAAACACCGTCTGCCCGTCACAGTATGCGGATTTCTATGTGGCGGGCGGCCTTTCCAAAGCCTCGGACATCAGTGATGACTTAAAAAAGAAAGTTCTGAGCATTCAGTACCCCGGCAAAAAAGACGTTCAAATCGCCTCTAAAAACTATCATGTGATGGGTGCCGCGTTTATGACCTGTCAGATGATTGAGGCCGGCTTAAGTCCGCTTTTGGCCATTCAGGTTGAATCCATGGCGGCCCACCTTTATCGCGGCATTCGCCTTTGTCAGCAGATCGAAACCCCGGCCCATCTGTTCTGGTCCCTGCAGCGAACCAAAGAGGTCGCTTTGCGCGGCATGGGCCGCACCTTTGAAGAAACCGTGATTGAAACCACTCTGAAACGTGGCCGCGAAAAACAATGTGGTTACGACAAAGTCGCGAAGGATCCGTTCTGTAACTTCCTGAAAACCGTCGGTGCGCCGTTTGATCTGTCCGTGCCACGCATTGAAGAGCGCGCCCGCAAGATGCTTGAAAAGTACATGGATAACATGGTTGCCAGCGGGATCTATTCCTCGTGGCATGTCAGCGGCGAAGTGGCTGGCATCAGCCTGCCTTGTTCGCGCGATCAACTTTGGGGTCCGCACCCGTTCCTGCAATGGCTGATCGCCAAAACAGAAGTCAGCCTGAATATCTGCGGCAATGGATTGACGATGGATTCCTGCCGCAAAGCTGTGCGCACGGTGAAATCCTGGGAAACTGATTTTGACTGGACGGTTTCCCAACACGCTGCGGGCGCACGTTTTGCCGCCCGTGTCTGCAAGCCCTATCCAAAGGGCACGAACTCATTTGATGGTATGTGTGCTCAGAAATAAAAAAAGCCCGGTGCAACCAGGCTTTTTTTTAGTTGGCAATGCCTTCTGTCGGCAGCACTGACTCTGCGACGTGCGGCCAGAACCAGTCAAGTTGTGGATCCGATGCGATCACGTCTTTAATCAGCACTTTCACATCGCTGCGAGTGGAGATTTCGCGTCTCAGCCACATCTCAATTTCGTCGTAGCCGGGGCCAATAATGGTGATCTCAATTGAACTTAAGAAATGCAGCAGGTGCAGGTCTTTTGTCGCCACGGGGCGACCTTCCAGCTTGCCGTGGATGAAGTTCAAAACTTCCGCTTTGATTTCCGCAAAGTTACGATGGTTGATGCGACGAAGGATCAAGTCAGCACGGTGATCGCGATTGATCCAGCGCTGATGCAGTCCCCGTTGAACCAAATTGATCAGGTAGTTTCTCAATACAGAAGGGACCAGACGAAAATCTTCGTCCGGCAACGACATCACCTGCATCAAATCTACGTATCGTGCCTGTTCCTGGCCTCGACGTAGAGAGGTGAGCACCTCCGGGATACGCAGTAAAGACTCGCGAATACCCAAGAGATCGATTCCTGCTCCATCCGTGAAGTAGAGAATTCTCATATCACTATCATGACCTATCTTTACGAAATGTGTGCAGAAAAATGCAGGACCCAGACCAGGGTCCAGTATGTATTTTTTAGTGCAGTCACCTCGCCTTTTTGATAGGCTAAACAGAGGCCCAAGGACTAGGAGCTGTCAGCAGCAATGCTGGTTAATTACAAAGGATTGTACAACCGTGACTTCACGCAACTCGAAGAATCAAAGACCACCACTTGAAAAGTGGTATCCCTATATTCTCTTTGCATTTATTGGTTACTGCGTGGCCGATCTGGGCATTCTCGCCTATCGCGACAAAATGCTTCCGCAATCTGCTCCCCCGTCCCATCCGAAATCCAGTCAGTTTGAGGCCGGCGTCAGCCGTGGCGCTTACAACTCCATCACCAGCCGGAACATTTTCGCCTCCAGCGGCGTGATTCCTGATGCTTTGGTGGATAAATCCAAAGGTGCCGAGGCCCAGCGTGAAGCGGATCCGGTTCCGTCCCAGTTGCCTTTGAATCTGATCGGAACTTTGGTGCACTCCAATCCGGAAAAATCCCTGGCCGCCATTGAAGTTCGCGGCAAGCAAGGCGTGGTTTCTTACAGCCCCGGCAAGCAGATCGACGGCATGGCTGAAATCATGAAGGTGGAACGCCAAAAGGTCGTTTTCCGCAACCTCAACTCCAACCGCCTTGAATACATCGAGATGAAAAAAGAAGGCGGAAAAGTCGCCTTCGGCGCCGGTAAATCTTCCGGCGGGGATTCCGGCAAAGACGTGCAAAAAGTTGGCGACAACAACTTCATGATCAAACGCGCCGATCTATTGAAGTACACCAACGATCTTTCCAGTATTTTGATGCAAGCCCGCGCCGTTCCGAACCGCGAACCCGGCACCGGCAACATCAATGGCTTCCGCATTTTGGACATGCAACCCGGCAGTATTTACGAACAACTTGGCATCCAAAGAATGGACGTCATTAAGTCTGTCGACGGCACTCCTGTCGACAGCCCGGCCAAAGCCATGGAGCTTTACAACACCCTGAAGAACTCACCGAAAGTGACTCTTCAAGTAGAGCGCAACGGTAAAACCGAAACCATGACTTATAACATTCAGTAGTCGGCCTGGCCGGCAGAGCCGCAGCGCCGGAGGCGCGTAGGCTGAAGCAGCTTTAGAAGAACTTAAAAGGATTTTAAGACAACTCCTCAGGAGGAGAAGCAAAATGAAAAAGAACGTCAGCATAGGACTTGCTTCATTGATGACGGCCCAACTTGTGGGCCCGGCAGCAAAGGCTCAGTTTGAGGACTTCCCTCCTCCACCGCCGCCACCGGATTTCGGTGACATGGGTGGTGGTGATTCCGCTCCTTCTGATTTTGGCGGCAGCAACTCCGGCGGCCCTTCAGGCATGGCTCCACGCGGTGGATCTGACGCACCAGCAGGCTCTTCCCCTTTGAACAAGGCGGAAAAAGACAAGTTCGCCAAAGCCCCGATTGAAGACATCAACAACAAGAACTTCCCGGAAACCATCGAATCCTTCGATTTCCCGAATGTTGAGATTTCTGATATCATTCGCGCGATCAGTGAATTGACCGGCAAGAACTTCATCATCGATCCGGGCGTTCGTGGTAAAATCACGATCATCGCGCCAACCAAGATCACCGTTTCTGAAGCTTACAAGGCCTTCTTGTCCGCTTTGGCGATCAATGGCTTCACGGTGGTTCCTTCCGGAAGCTTCCTGAAGGTCAAATCCGCAAGAAATGCCCAGCGTGATAATATCGAAACCTTCTCTGGCGCTTACTACCCTAACGCCGATCAGATGATCACACGTATCATCCACTTGAAACACATCTCGGCTTCTCAAGTGAACCGTGACCTGCGCATCCTGCCGTCCAAAGACGGCGAAATGAACATCTACGAGCCAACAAACTCCATCATCATCTCGGACTACGGTTCCAATATCGACCGCGTGATGAAAATCATCAGCCAGTTGGACGTTCCAGGATTTGAAGAACAACTTGAAGTGATCCCTATCAAGTACGCGAAAGCCAAGGACCTTGCTGACCTCGTTGATAAAATCGTCAATAAAGGCAATAAAACTCAAGGTTCTGCTCCGGGCACCTTTACCGCCGGCGTGCCAAGATTCTCCCGCTCTGCGGGGGCGACGTCCCAACAGGGCGCCAGCTTCTTTATGGCGATTCCTGATGACCGTACCAACTCCATCATCGTTGTGGGTAATAAATCCGGTATCGTGCGTATCAAAAAGCTGATCTCTCAGTTGGACTTCAAGATCCGCGCTGAAGAATCCGGTGGCGTTTACGTTTATAACGTTCGTCACGGCGATGCTGAAAAGATCGCGCAAACACTTCAAGGTGTGACCAAAGATGCCGCTCCAAAACCGGCAACTGGTGGCAGTCTGCTGTCCCCGCTGGGTTCCCAAGGGATGCAAGCTCCTCAGGAAATCTTCGGTGGCGATGTTAAAATCACGGCCGATAAAACCACAAACAGCCTGATCGTGACTGCCAGCAAGCAGGATTACGACGTGGTTCTGAAT
Coding sequences within it:
- the gspC gene encoding type II secretion system protein GspC, translated to MTSRNSKNQRPPLEKWYPYILFAFIGYCVADLGILAYRDKMLPQSAPPSHPKSSQFEAGVSRGAYNSITSRNIFASSGVIPDALVDKSKGAEAQREADPVPSQLPLNLIGTLVHSNPEKSLAAIEVRGKQGVVSYSPGKQIDGMAEIMKVERQKVVFRNLNSNRLEYIEMKKEGGKVAFGAGKSSGGDSGKDVQKVGDNNFMIKRADLLKYTNDLSSILMQARAVPNREPGTGNINGFRILDMQPGSIYEQLGIQRMDVIKSVDGTPVDSPAKAMELYNTLKNSPKVTLQVERNGKTETMTYNIQ
- the gspD gene encoding type II secretion system secretin GspD yields the protein MKKNVSIGLASLMTAQLVGPAAKAQFEDFPPPPPPPDFGDMGGGDSAPSDFGGSNSGGPSGMAPRGGSDAPAGSSPLNKAEKDKFAKAPIEDINNKNFPETIESFDFPNVEISDIIRAISELTGKNFIIDPGVRGKITIIAPTKITVSEAYKAFLSALAINGFTVVPSGSFLKVKSARNAQRDNIETFSGAYYPNADQMITRIIHLKHISASQVNRDLRILPSKDGEMNIYEPTNSIIISDYGSNIDRVMKIISQLDVPGFEEQLEVIPIKYAKAKDLADLVDKIVNKGNKTQGSAPGTFTAGVPRFSRSAGATSQQGASFFMAIPDDRTNSIIVVGNKSGIVRIKKLISQLDFKIRAEESGGVYVYNVRHGDAEKIAQTLQGVTKDAAPKPATGGSLLSPLGSQGMQAPQEIFGGDVKITADKTTNSLIVTASKQDYDVVLNILSKIDTPRDQVFVEAIIMEMSVNDGNSWGIGYYQYGDSGYGKVGFNGLSNINDFLSPTGGSGAVIGFGQGKTVEVTDPVSKTTLKIPSLLGFINFLKTAKKANILSTPQLMTLDNQEGELEVGDKVVVGENVQNVGTSGTTVRTPQFEDATIKLAIKPFISPASNQIRMEIKQQVAQLSTASTPKAFQDSTQPLAKRSLKTVINVNNGDTVVLGGLMKEQDQESVTKVPLLGDIPIIGWLFKSRTIVKDKTNMVVFLTPKIVRNNIEANAIVSKKLDERVDFVKAQGGVDPYGAKLDEIRRKAEAPSAADVPATAEPIIEE